In Xenorhabdus poinarii G6, the following are encoded in one genomic region:
- the ribA gene encoding GTP cyclohydrolase II RibA, translating to MPKVRIRNRVSIPLKELKNTPDFITFYGLFENKEHIALDFRHNNNSIAPLVRIHSECMTGDVFHSLKCDCGEQLNEALQLINNEGGILLYMRHEGRGIGLYNKIDAYRLQNEGLDTFQANLQIGFSQDEREFVPTAQCDGFSAFRNTN from the coding sequence ATGCCAAAAGTACGTATAAGGAACAGGGTATCAATTCCCTTAAAGGAGCTAAAAAACACCCCAGATTTTATTACTTTTTATGGCCTTTTTGAGAATAAAGAGCATATAGCCTTAGATTTTCGTCATAACAATAATTCTATTGCACCTCTAGTTCGAATACATTCGGAATGTATGACCGGAGATGTATTTCACTCACTGAAATGTGATTGTGGTGAACAGCTAAATGAAGCATTACAACTTATTAATAATGAAGGTGGTATATTGCTTTATATGCGCCATGAAGGAAGAGGAATTGGATTATATAACAAAATTGATGCTTACAGATTGCAGAACGAAGGATTAGATACTTTTCAAGCCAATCTTCAGATTGGTTTCTCTCAAGATGAACGTGAATTTGTTCCCACAGCGCAATGTGATGGGTTTTCGGCTTTCAGAAACACTAACTAG